The segment TAGAAGAGGATGGAGCTTGAGGCAGGGCTATGTGGTCAAAAGTTTGTCTCCTCCTGGATTGGCTGCCCCTCCTAGAAAGACTTCCAAAACTCCACCCACTCCCGCCCCAGAGATACGCCCTCAGGATTGGGGGAAAGTGACAAAGGGGAGGGTGGAGGAGTGTGGAGGTAGGGTTTCTGAGGAAACCCGGAGACTGAGTATCTATTTAAAGAGTCTGCCACCATCCTGAGTTACCATCTCAGGGCTGGATTTGGAACCCAGCACTTTGGATACCCAGCACAACCAAGAGAATCGCAGGAGTATTTCTCATCCTCAGTCATGTCCAGAGTAAGTGTGCCAGGGGCTCATTGTCTGGGGTATACAGGCTGCTAGTACAGAAATGGGGGATCCTCTGAAAAATCTGTCCTGAAAACTTTCCTGGggggaggctttttttttttgcctgctaAATGAGATGAAGGAgaatgaaggagaggaaaggacaatGACTGAAGGTGGCAAGGGAAAGCTTACCTAGCTACCAGAGACCTTCCCACTGAGCTGTAGTCTATCTCCTACCCTTGGGGTAGCACCAttatcctcccttcccccttcatcCTTGTTCAATTGCTAGGATGCGTGTGATGCCAGCCAAAGATAGTGCTGTGGTAGCtagtgagaaagagagaacatGGTCCTAGGACCCAGGGAAAACTTGAATTCCACTTCTGATTCTGTTGCTCACTTGTGTGACCTGGGAAAGGTACCTTctttgagcctcactttcctgatctgcaaaatgaggaataGACTGGATCAATCACCTCGGCTACTTTCTCATtcaacagatggagaaactgaggcccagagacatgaaGGGGCTTCCTGAAGCTGGGACTGACACCCGCTTCAGCACTAACTAGTCTGGGCAGAGTCTGCTTTCCTCTATCCTTCCTGGAGAGTGGCTTGTGCCCAGTTGGAAGCTCTGGGTCCCATCAACTTCCAGCCAGCCCTAATCTTGCTGTGTTTGGTCTCTTCAGGAACTGGTTGCCAGTAACTTGAACCTGAAACCTGGAACAGTTGTAAGAGTAGTGGGAGAGATATCACCTGGTGCCAGGACGTAAGTGGGACATGGGATGGATGAGATACAATTTAACCCTGGGCAAGAGCTGAATCCTTTACCACCTGCTTGCACCTGACCCATGATTAGAAGCAACAAGCTAGCTTGGCCTTTGCTTTAGATGGCAGAGCTAAAACTCAGCATCAGAAAAAACTTCCCAACAGAAGCTTCCCAGTAGCTGGAATGGACAGTTTGgagaggtagtgagctccctgtctCTGGAGGTAGCAAAATATGTACCATGGTCACTTGTTAGACAGGATGAGGGTACCAGGAGTACTGCATGGTGCTTCAGGATAGGATTAGATGAGAACCCCTTTGGGGCTCTTTTAACTCAGGCACTGTGAGTGGGGGTTTCCAAGGCTCTGGGTCCCATGAAAGTGACGGGGATGTGTTCTCAATTCCCAGATTTAAAATAGACATGGGCACAAATGAGAATAACGTTGCACTGCACTTCAACCCACGTTTTGAATACCAAGGGGATAGAAACACCGTCATCTTCAACAGTAAGCATGATGGCAAATATGGCAAGGAGCACAGAGAGAGACACTTCCCCTTTCTGAAGGGGACCACAGTGGAGGTAAGACACCAGAATGAGAGCATGgattgtcagagctggaaagactcAAGCAATAATCTCATCCATCCATCACATTTGATGGAAGAGTCCTGGAAGCAAACTCTGATGGGGAAAAGATGAAAAGCTAGAGGAGAAAGGAGTCAGTGGGTTTCCAAAGGTCAGTGGCAAGAAGCCCAGTATGCCTTGCactgaagtgaggagagaatgGGAGGGAATTGGGCTGAGCTGTGATCCCAATAGGATAACAGAAGTCTAGGGTGTCCTATGACAAGTAGTAGCACTCTGGATTTGGAAATGAAGAGAACCATCTGGTCTGACTCCTCCATTTTCGAGAGGAGAACAGAGGCTCAGAatggggaagtgatttgcctaaggtcacacagggtcTTGTAGTAAATGTCTTGAGGCGGAACGCAAAACCAGGCCTTTTTGTCTCCAAGCACAGGTTTTTCTGTCCTCTCTCCATTCAGGTTCTCATAGAATTTGAAGGAACTTCCTTTGTGGTAAAGCTGCCCGATGGCTATCGGATGACTTTCCCAAATCGCACTGAAATAACAAAaattgaatacttggcagtttttGGTGACATGTCAGTCAAAGCATTGGCCTTTGAATGAGTCCTGCAATCAAGCTGACTTCAGATCATTCTCGACCCTTGGGTCTCTGTTATTAGTAAATAAAAGTGCTGCTGATGATAATGGCTGACTTTTTCTGTGTTATTCTGGTCTGGGCTAGAGAGGGCTAGGTTTGGGGATGGGAAGGGTGATtgagtgaccctgaacaagtcccttCCTATGGTCCTTTGGTGATTCTCCAGCACAGGGGTTCTCCTTCTGGGGTTTGTGGGTAATTTTCAGATGGgggaaaatgtcatttttattgttactAACTTCTGGTGTTCCTGGTATGACTctgtgtgttttatatatttaagacCATTATTCCACTTTGTAATATATGACTTGATTTTTAAATGGAGAGAGGAGCAGTGATTGGTAGGGGAGAATTCAAAACAAAcaatgtcaaaaaataaaattaaaataaaaccttcaccaaataagaaaacaacaacaaaaagtccaCATCATTCTGACAAGGGGTCTGTGGTTTTCCCCAGATTGTCAGGAGCCCAGGACATAACTCAGAAAAGGTGACAAGCATTTAGAAGTCCTTCACAAAACCTGATTAGCCACATAGTAAGTGCAGGGCAACCTCTGCATGTTAGTGAATGTTAGTTAGGTCCCTTCTCTGAGTCCTCCTCTGAAGTATAATAACCCCCCTTGCATTTCTTCCTACCAGACAGGGTAAAAGTCAGGGGCAGCCTGTGCTGGGAATTGACTGTGCGGCGGAGGGCAGGCCTTAGTCCCTCTCTGAGCCTGGTTTGTTGGGTCAGATAATGGCCTTAGATCAGTACACATTGTCTCACTCTTCttgagcagagtccagccctgagagagagagacagagagggtcTGGAGGGGCCCCACTACTAAGAGAACAATATGGCAGACTTGATAGCTGGACTGGAGACTGAAGCCACTTGATCAGCTGCAGGGCAGCTGAGAGGTCAGGCATTTCTTCTTCCCTGGTCTCTTTTACACTGTTCTCTGTCCCTTCCTCAGTGTCCTGGTCTAGTTTGGAAGTTTCACTCCCCTCAACCACAGCACATCagaaaaagaaggagagggagagagagagacagaaagagagagagatagagggaaagatTCTCTTCTGGGATGAGTAGGTCAGCACCTGCCTCCCATCTCCTCAAGAGACCTAATTATTCCATCTCCGTTTAGCTTGGGCTAAGTGCCCTCTTCCACCACTACCTCCTGCTTCCCTCTACTGAGGTGCCATTTTCATGATGGTTGCATACTCTCCCCACTCTGATCAACCCCCCACCTCCCCCTTCTCTCACCTGTTACTTTATCAATGTTGCCTTAACTTCTGTTCTttctccccattctctctcttACAGACTGAGCAGCTATGACTGTTGGGGCATAGGAtacagtttccctttctgtaaaaatgagagggttacaCAAAATAACCTCTgattccctctcagctctgaatctatgaccctCAGGGGCTCTCCCTTGGAACTCTAAATACCATTAATTCCCCAACCCCTGTTTTTTGTCTGGTTTAGGGGCTTCCCctctcccatacacacacacactcacacacacacacacacacacacacacacacacacacacacacacacacacctgccagTGTGTTGATCTTGGGACCCTGGATCCAGCTGAGTCAACCAACCTGTTCAAAGTTCTGGAGATCAATCAGTGTGGGTCAATGAGTCCTGTCTCTTAAGGGACCTATTAAAAGACTGGATTCCATTAAAGTGCCAGTTTATAGTATGGGCCAATGGGAGGAGGTGACCTGAACATCAATTGGAGGGGCCACATGGATCCTATACAGATTGCTCCCCAAGGGTTCTGATGAAGATGGTGACACCCTCGATCCCTTTACCTGGGACTGTAGATGTGCTTGTCCCCCTGCATCAGTCTTTTTGTTCACTACTTTATTTATTAAAGGATTAGGATGTTGCAAGAGGGGCACCAGGACCCCCTTAAATCTGCTCATTTCACCTGTTCCCCCACCAAAGAAACTTGGACctgaattaattttaattcctGCGTATCTGTCTATGGGATGAAGTATTCTGGGGGACAGAGGCTTTACTCAGAGATCTCCTGTGCATACTTAGCTGGCCAGCGTCTGCTCCATAGTAGCCACCCCAATGATGCCAAATGTTGGAAAATCCtgcagagagagagatttgagagaggaagaaggagctaACTAGCACCCTAAGGGAAGATAGGACTGTGAGCAGGGACACCATATATCTGGTCTGAATAAACTGAGTCCTGAAGGTAGATAATGCCTTAGAGGCCCTCCAGTGGCATTCCTAGGTAGGTTGAGCAGATCCAGGACAGGTCGCTCAATGCCTTCTCTATTGAGAGCATATGGTCATCTGTTGGAGGGAAAGAATGATTAGGATCAGTCAGAGACCCCTGATTGGGGACGGGCACCAAGCAGAGCAGGGTAGGTAAACTCCCAGACACCCTGTGGCTTCCCTATATCACCTGTAAGCAAGGAGAAGGTAGGAGAGACCTGGGTTAGAATTCTGACACTGCCTTGAAAGCTTGTGACCAAGGGTGGGGTCACCTGCCCACACTAAAACCtggcttccttttctgtaaaatagggaacaTGATTGGGAAGaagcagagtgaaagaaattgagaaataGAGAGCCCTTCAGAGCTGCCTAGAGAATGAGACTTCATCCAAAATGTCCTAGAGAAGATCTTTGCTGGCACGAGAGAAGCCCAGGATGTTTCTGGGGTTCAAAACATGCTGATGAAATGTACTATGGCAGTGGGTTACTAGGGTACAAGAAGACTTGATCTTAGGTACTACTGGTCACCATTTCTGTTGTGCTTTGGCCTTCTGCTTCATGGAATTGGTGTGTATGTTGAACTTTTCTTGGTCATCTTGttgatctgtctctctcttgtcaAAATTACTCCATTGTATGGCTTCTGAGGCATTCATTCTGGAATGTGACTTAGCTAATGTTGATCATTAACTCATGAAAATACTGATGGATTTAACTCCTAGTCAAGTGATTCAGGGAAGGAGTGGGTTTTCAGCTCCACCATGAGTCAAAAATGAGAATTGAGGGGATTGAGGGgagtagaagaggaagagattaaTGTTGGGAATTCAGTAACCTATACTGACTCCATCCTGGAATTCAATTCTGGAGCTAGTGCAGTTCTCTTTCTGTTCAACCCTGGGTCTAGCCCAAATTCCTTCTTgatagaaaacatttttcaactttgggaattgggagaaagttttattgtattcttTCACCCTAGCCTTCTATGACCGGGAATGGGGACCACCTCTCCCTACTGTTtggagacccttaactaaggccCTAAGTATTGGGGACCAGAAACATGATCAGGTCCAAAAATTGATGTACAGTTCTGTATCTCAAACAACTTAGATGTCTTATCTGAAAAGTAGCTTTGTACTGATCAGTCAGTGTTTCCACATTCCTTTGGTTATATAAAGGGGAGACAGAGTGGGACACCTCTCtttctgaattcaggaaaatgtaCCTGTTGACTCTCTCCCAATTGGGAAGTTACCAATCTTTTcttcaattagaaatcagattatctaATATTGTACTATTTCCTTTAAATCCAATGGCCTCTTGTGATGAATGTTTTTCATGTATgaaaatttctctctccctgtatTTGGGAAGCAGCCTTAAGGTGAGGAAGGGACCGCGTCCTAGTTTGTTGGGCAGTTGCCCAGAATTGCTGAAGACATCAATAAAGGAGAAGACTCAGCCTTTGTctctcagttacttcatctttcACCCGTAACATCTAGGGAGGGATTTGGTGCAAGGATTGTTATCTCCTTTTAATAGGGGAGGAAGCTGAGATTCAGAGTGGAGATATGACTTGCCCCATGGGTCACACTACTGGCTGTGCAGGTGGTGAGAGAGTGGGGTAGTTTCAGGACTGTGGGGCAGATGAAAGGGCTAGAATCAGGCTCAAGATGTGAGGCTCTTTGAAATTTGGGGAGGGGGACTTGGGAGGAGGGGAGCTATGTACCACTCACCTCTGGGAGCTTGATGGTTTTTGTTTCTTCAACCTCTCCAGGCTTATGGAGTGTTTCTGTTACCCTTCAGTAAGTGGGTGGAAGAAGGAATAGTTAGGGGTGTTGGGCTTGTATACCTGAGCCTTGCCGCAAATACAGAGGggctgccctacaggaaaagactGAGACTGTTCCTGTACAGTCCCAGAGGCAGAACCTGGAGGAATTGGGGAAAGGTTCAGAGGACCTGTCCATTCAATGCAACCATGGGAGCTACCCAGAAGTGGAATGAATTGATGTCACAGGGAACAAGTTTCCTGTTGTTACACATCTTTAAAGGaaggctagatgacctctgaggggaATATTTCCAAGGAAGATTTTATTTCACTAGATGTCTGAGGGTCCTTCCAGGTGGAGATTTGATGATTATGTTATGGGATTAGGACAGGGACCTGATCTCTGATGACACTGTATGtatggggaactcccaggtgGAAAAAATCCACCCCTCCCTCCATATACAAATCAGCTCCATCTCTAAAACACAGAATCTTACTGTAGAGGTCCTCTGACTGACTCCCTGGCAGTTGGACAAAGcccttctgagaaaaaaaaatatggttgtTTAGACAGAAGGCAATAATACATTTCAGTTAaggtttagtgaaaataaagatcaaattcctttttttttctctccagctTCACAAATCCCTTGCAAGCTACCCATGGCCCCTGGGAGGAGATGTGtgaactccaggttaagaatcatcttagagagttacctcaAGCCCTGAGAAGTTAGGCAACTtgggaggtaggatttgaaccccaggTTTTCTTCATGTTGAGGGAGTGCATCACTATCAACTCTGACGACCTACTTTTAATTCTATTATGATtccagttttcagaggaggaaactaaagatcagagaattgaagtgacttgcaGCTGTGGGTTCAAGCTTCAGATCCCCCTCATGAGAGGAACAAGAGACAAGGctgaaagaggagggaagatggggaaaatgagatcccttctctttcccttaggGAGCTCATACCTCCTCATACCCTCCTCAACCAACCACTTTGGCTCAGTGGAATCACAGGGCCCTCTAACCTCTGACCTTGTGCCTCTTTTCCATTGGTCTCACTTTCAGGAGAAGGGTCTGTGAGTGTTGAAGTGAGGCTATGACACAGGCTTCTCTGAGGCCCTTAGCCTGGGTCCCATTCTCTGGCAGCACCCAAGGGTCCCATTGGTGTCCCTGCCACTCCCTTCCTTGAGCTGGCATGGCAGGGCTTTCTGAGGCACCTCAGCCTGCCTTCCTCCAGCCTCATGATACAGACAGGGCAGAGAATGATTTCTGACAGCAGGTCAGAAAACCAAAAGTCAGCCTCAGGCACCTTGccagtctttctttccttcaaagtGAAGGTATGGCAAACCTTCACAGGGTTCACTTAGGCTGGAGACACCCCCTGATCCTGGAAGGAGATGTTCAAAGAGTTTGGGTAGACTCATTGATTCCCCATCCCAAATGGAGATCAAGCTGATTTGCTGCCCTCCTCCCAGCCACCTTATTCTTTAAGGAACCACTTCAAATTCAGTAAACCCTGATCTAAGGAAAGGTCCTCTCATCCCTACATTTCAGTTTCCCAATTTAGAAGAGTTTTACATGGATATTTAActctgtggtatagtggaaagagcacttgcCTTATGGTTAAAGGACCTGGGTACAAGGCCTGGTTCAAGTCCTCACTGCCCAAGTAACcctatggcctcagtttccctactatTTAAGAAATCAGATGGTTTCTTAGGGCCCTCCATGATATGACATCCTCTGCTTATGATTTCACCCTTCAGATTAACTCTTTGGAGGCCAGGGGACTGATTCTCACCCAGACCAGAATATAGCCTTCCTTTCATATCACTCCCAGTCCCTTCCTAAAAATATCAGATTCTTATATATTctaaaagtaattttcctttagCTCCCCCAATTAATGTATAAGTCCCCACAACCCCATTCCACAAAGGACAGTTTTAGGGGTTTGGATGCAGGGAAAAGGCTAGAAAAGAATGGAGAATGACATGGAGGGAAGTGACCAAAAGATCGTCTCCTCCTAGATTGGCTACCCCGCCAAGAAAGCTTTCAAAACTTCCACTCCTCCTGTCCCTGAGATACATCTCCTCCCCTTTTGTGCTGGAAAAGAGTTTGAAATGGAAGAACTGGGCTGAGAGTGCAGGGAAGTGGGGAACACTCacctggttggttggttgctgtccttggttcttgaaggggaccaaaatgaccttACTATGCTAGGGTCAAGTTAAAGTGCCTCTGACTGTGACTGATGAGATCAATGGGAGCTCAGAGTGACCTATTACAGGTCAGGCAATGTGAACATTTGGGTTGAATTTTCTCAACACACACATCCCAGGTTTCTTTTGAGATATTTcaaatctgctttgctcatagaacgtAGCACCTTCTCTCATGTGGGCATGCTGTGCAAGGtgttcctgtgccagtgtctcccacatcacacagtcaattccaaaggTCTTAAGAGAGACCTCAGAGTGTCTTTCTGCTGCTTCTTCTGACCAGgatgtgagtgcttgccctgtgAATACTCTACACAATAATCTTTTAGGCTAGactttcttaaactttttccacttgtgaccccttttCACCCAAGAAATTTTTACATGAACCCTGGTATATTGGTATACCAGTCAaatatttactgataataaatcataaaatatttattttgaaacaattctttggtatacatgGAATCTTACCATATagtaaagatgaaagcaaatttgcacaTTAAGGAGATggattccttttttatttttacataaagggTTAAATTTCAGCAGAATGTTTGATGCTGCAGGGTGCAGAACATCTTCCAAGTTTTTCAGAGTTGACTGATATTTTGGTGCTATAATTGTCAATATTGAGAATGCTGTTTTGCATAAATAGCTATTTTAAAATGGCAGAAGTATGCTTAGggtcatttcagaaattgttggaaattctatCCTAATCCCAATCCAAAAttaatttaacaatttttttggAAACTGCAATTTTAAATCTGTGTTGATAGATAACTCAGAAAATTCTTCTTGACCTTTTAATGGTGGATGACTGATGGTCTTTGATTTGGGTTCATATGGTGTATGAACccaacttaatttttttagaatcaaagttggaagggaattaTTTCTGAAACTGTGTCTCCAGACACTTCACATGTTCAGTTATAAGTCTTACAATTAAATCTTTAGCAAGGTTAGTTTCAATTACAAAAAACTTTTGTATCTGTAAACTTTGCTGAACAACCAATCCACCCTCCCATTCTACCATGTCAGCTTCTTTTagcaaaacttttatttttttcttttaacataaaTATGTCACAATTTTTTGTTGAAGAGACATGTCTgaatcactgaatttttttttaatctgacaaATAACACATTTTTGAAATCCATGAGTCATCatgaaaaatattaacaaattcAGATTTCTGCACAGTCAAAATATAAGAACTTGATCTTTCAATTTCAATAGTGTGTTTAAACTTTACTGTCTTGAGAGCCAGCTTACCTCTCTGCATGGAGTAATTAGTTTTTTGAACCAGAATCCAGGTCTTTCCAAAGTTTTTGAAATAAATGACTGCTAAGTGTATGGCTTTCAATGAAGTTAATTCTTTTGATATATTGAGAAGCACAACATCTCAATCTGGTGACATCAATTTAaaccttcatttgtgaaaaagTCATCAATTTTAAGATATATATCTTCTTATTCTCTTATGTGCCCTTCCAAAGAGTGAAAAAAACCCAGTAATTCCTCATGTATGTTTCCTTCATAAATATATCTTAGATAAAACGACAGCAGTGCCATGTTAGAAATATCGGTTCTTTCATCTAACTTAATTGAAATCATTGGGCTGCTAATGAGCTGCTGTAATTGGTCATTACTAACTTCAGAATTTCTTGTGGAAACAGTATCATTTGAGAAAAGAATTTTATGAATTTCAGATCCCCATACTTTTTCTCATGagctatttctgacattttaatagcagcaggTAACAGGAGATCTTCTCCTATCATATAGGGCTGTTTAGTTTTTGTAATTAAATAGAAAGTGTgataaaaagcaagtcaatacTTTTGTTGACCATAACAACTTTCTCaaacattattttttcttaaaatggaagattttaaaagttgttcaaaatattcctttggtttaTGTCAATGTGATGCAAGCCTGGTGTTAGAATGTCATATTAGTTTGGCTGGTTTCATGCTCTCTGATAAGAAGCAAAGAGGGTTCTCCACACCAGCATCATTATTAGAAGTAATTCCATATTGAGAAAACGATtcaacaaattttcttttccttgacatTTTAGTTGTACTACAGGCTGGTAGAGAAGATTGCTGCAGAGTTGTAAGTACTTTTACCCCTTCTGTTTAAATTTATGCACTTTTccataattgaaaaatatttttgccataaaatataaataaatgttgcTAATTTTTCTCAAATAAATGCAAGATTtagtttatgaaattatgaaattccTTCCCTATTTAATGAGATGAAGACAGCTTTGGAAGCAGGAGAAGGAGAGCAGGAGAATAGCTGAgaaaggtggggagagaaggtaAGGCTTACCAAGATACCAGGGAGTTTCCTCAATGAGTCTATCACCTACCCTTAAGGCAGCACCACTGTCTTCCCTCTTTCATCCTTGCCCAAGGACCAGGACACATGCAATTAAAACCTCAGATGTCACTGAGGCAGCCACTGGGTTGGGGAGAGCATGAGTCTGGGACTCAGGGAAAACTTGGGTTCCACTTCTGATTCTGTTGCTCACTTGTGTgacctggacaggtcacttcttGCTTCTTGGACCCTCACTTTCCTGACCTGAAAATGAGTAGACTGGATCAATCATCTAGGCTGGTTCCTTAATTAACATATTGGGAAAGTGAGGCCCAAGAGATGTAAAGGggtttccccaaggtcacagatctagagctgacTCCCTTCAGATCTAATGAGACTGAGGAGGGCCTGTTTTCTTAAAACCTTCCTGGAGAATGGCTCCTCCCCAGCTGGAAGATCTGAGTCCTCACAGCTCCCAAGCAGCCCTAATGATGCTGTGCTTGGTCTCTTTAGCACATTATTGCCAGTAACTCAATCCTCCCACCAGGAGTCTGCATAAAATTAGTGGGAAATGTTCTAACTGATGCTAAGCAGCAAGTATGAGATGGGAAGGATGAGACAAAATTTAACTCTGAGTGAGAGCTGAATCCTATACACAACTGTTTGTACTTGACCCATGATTGGAAGCACCAAACTTTTGCCTTAGCCTTCGATGGCAGAGCTAGGACACAGCATCAGGAAACTGTTCCCAACAGAATCTTCCCAGTAGCTGGATAGGACAGTTTGGAGAGGGAATGAGTTCCCTGTCTCTTGAGGAAGTAAAATATGTGCCATGGTCACTTCTTAGACAGAGTctgggtgagagggaagggaggagagaggcaggCCATGGTGCTTCAAGTCAGGATTGGGTGAGAACCCCCTTGGGGATCTTCTATCTCAGGAATTCTCTGAGTGGTGTGTTTCCAAGGCTCTGGGACCCCTGCTAACAATGGAATTGTATTCTGTATTTCCAGGAGTAtgttggaggtggggaaggaCTACGTTAACATTGTCCAGCATTTCAAGCATCTTAAGGACACCAAAATCATAATCTTTGAATCCAGGCAGGAAGACTCATGCTGCAAAGAGCAGAAACCCATTTCCCCTTTGTGCCAGGGAGTTGGGTGGAGCTAAGACCCCAGAGTCAGAGTTTGGAATGTTCCACCTGGGTAGGACCCCAAGCCATGATCTCATCTAGCCCTTGCATTTCACAGAAGAGTCCTGGATGCCAACTCTGATGGGGAAAAGCTGAAACATTGGATGACAATGGCAAGAAGGACCACAGTGTCTCTTGAGCTGGGGTGAGGGTGGTGATAAAGTGGAGTGGTGCCTGGGGTGCCAATAGGATAAGAGATGAGTCTAAGGTGTTCCTGGACACGTGTCCTGGCTTGTTGGACAATTGCCAGACATTGTTTAGACATGGATAAGCTTGGAAGATGGATCCTTTGTCTCctcagtcatttaatcttttgCTCTCATCAACTGGGAAGAGATTTAATGCAAAGATGCTTATCTCCTTCTTATAGGAGgctatctcatttttatagaggaggaaactgagattcagagtggagatatgacttgcccatgggtcacacagctggcagtTCAGGGGTTGGGGGAGAGTGGGAGAGCCAGGactgttgggggggggggaaaggagggggcgGCAATCAGGCTCAGAATGTGGGGCACTTGGGGTTGGTGGAGGCCTTGGGAAGAGGGGAGCTGTGTCTGTTCTACCCTGCTCACTGTTGGGAGCTCCCTCTGTCTGGAGATCATGGGTTTTGCTTCTCCAACCTCTCCAAGGCTTATGGAGTGATTCTCATACCATTCTGATAGATTATGGGAGAGAGAATAGTTTGAGGTGTTGGGCTTGGGTACTTGAGCTTTGCCTCCTTGGTCCTGCTCAGTTCCAGAGGTAGAACCAGGAGGAATTGGAGAAAGGTGCAGAGGGACTTGTCCATTCAAGCCAATCAcgggagctgtccaaaagtggaaccAGTTGATGTCAGTGGGAGTGAGTTTCCCATTGTTGGAAGTCTTCAGGGGGAACACAGAGGACTGCTTAGGGGGAGTGTTTCAGAGGAACATTATATTTCTAGAGATTCCTGAGGGCCTTTCCAAGTGCAGACTTGATGATTCTGTTAGTGGTTAGGGACAGGGAACCAATCTGTATTGTATCTACAGGGAACTCACAGGAGAGCCAAATCCCCTCCAAAAGCAAGTCACCATCTTCTCTGAAAAGTAGTCTTAGAACATAAGTCCTTTGACTGATTTGTGTCGTTGACCCATCCTGGGCAGTCTTGTGAAGCTCTTCTCACAAAAATGTgtctttttaaaacataaaaggaTATATACATTTCAGTTAGAGTTCAGTGAATATAAAGATgtaatatcttttttcttctccaagttcACAAATCCCTTATAATCTACACATGGCTCCTGGGGATATCTGTGAAGCCCAGGCTAAGAACCCCAATCTTAGAGGGTGACCTCGAGCCCTAAGAAGTTAGGTTACtgggaaggtgggatttgaaaccacACCTTCATTACTTTGAGGGAGtggatctctatccactatgatgCTCTACTTTTCATTCTATTAGgatcccaatttacagatgagcaaactgaagatCAGAGGATGTATGTGTCTTGCAGGTGCAGGTCCCCCTAAGGAAAGCAACAAGAGGGAAGagtaaaagaggaggaaagatggagagagaacaTCACTTCTTTTCACTCAGGGGGCT is part of the Notamacropus eugenii isolate mMacEug1 chromosome 3, mMacEug1.pri_v2, whole genome shotgun sequence genome and harbors:
- the LOC140534685 gene encoding galectin-1-like, producing the protein MSRELVASNLNLKPGTVVRVVGEISPGARTFKIDMGTNENNVALHFNPRFEYQGDRNTVIFNSKHDGKYGKEHRERHFPFLKGTTVEVLIEFEGTSFVVKLPDGYRMTFPNRTEITKIEYLAVFGDMSVKALAFE